In Schizosaccharomyces osmophilus chromosome 2, complete sequence, the following proteins share a genomic window:
- the mok11 gene encoding cell wall alpha-1,3-glucan synthase Mok11, with product MIPKRFSLSHCLLFVYLFLFYYLHVSCAPYDPEKIPWNLNTNEAATNPIDYSGVWMDHDFFPSPKSWRFPLYTIALDKWVDGDPTNNDINGTRFEYDMLETEFRNGGDIIGVKKSLDYLQGMGVKGIYLAGTPFVNLPWGADQYSPLDFTLLDPHLGTIDDWRSTIEEVHKRNMYIIVDLTVATLSDLVGFQNYVNTTTPFSLMEHNALWKSEHRYRDWAFQNEWDFECTLPEFWGEDGYPVVLEWKGCYDSEFDQYGDTEAFGSHPDWERQLSKFASVQDRLREWKPSVSEKLKRLSCLVISMLDVDGFRVDKATQMTVDFLADWADSIRDCARKHNKQNFFIPGEVTGSSSYGSIYYGRGRKPDQRPSSIQDAYALTPSNDTFFLREERKNALDAAAFHYSFYRILLRFLRMDGLMEIPFDLPTDLTEAWETIAINEDALNAMTGEHDPRHLYGVSNYDVFRWSSVVDGPGRLILGTMISFFLFPGVPLIYYGDEQGLYVLDNRADNYLYSRQPMCSSIAWYIHGCYTGNSSTYPAIDLTPARKGCFDSWNTLDHFDVAKVERQVFIEFQDIRRRYPALVDGWQSKRLGNWTFVEYMPNSGVNPTTVGVFSVVRGSLSPLQDLTSEYSYASSHTLSTTDVWLLFTNHNHSIELSYDCDSQDAIVAPYGAGTTVKNLVYPYDEYILHESNKKLDTSNELVAGCLPNVALDAYGFKLFVPIDEYIPRRPMITKISPKHDSRIVNTHGKVNVIIEFSEEMSCQSITESIHVTSKTQNNALGEFDYESVTCDTIISEDQLRFTGQPSSRFRWSAVLYNLQDGIHQITVSNVTTNDGSAFTDSVDHFLLRIGSLNNPMIFPNANYSFDLLQLEGKHLSLNHSAPGADLFRYSMDFGSSWSSWQEYDGSFTRCYLKKQSISSHHKWVGHHVMVQYWSELTGSANHMQESDAAFSHKRWFPQMYLDSEITQWAYDADDRNKMSIQENGSFVGHIISDTYPSAFQLNVWGLNEKGKPDPSYIYGSVRNDSYLSRASPSALEDNVFFVQSEPPKKSLSWKITFDPQARRLYTHPSGSVYVSMGIYICFILLPLISGLTSVLLFKRLFYHVKFNDFGKGYTDKYFTDVSETEKSNNIIFRMMEFPKMMGMKKKGSFQGNRKTILLATLEYDIPTLNIRIKIGGLGVMAQLMVRNLEHQDLLWVIPCVGDVIYPDMEADDPITVVIIGQSYLINVYRYVHKNITYLLLDAPVFRRQTTSEPYPARVDDLSSAIFYSAWNQCIANIMENKSIDLYHINDYHGALAPVYLLPKVVPVALSLHNAEFQGLWPLRSSEEVEEVCSVFNIPLDVCSKYVQFGNVFNLLHAGASYIRVHQKGFGVVGVSKKYGKRSWARYPIFWGLRKIGKLPNPDPSDKGEGVFEVTDESLRNLELTKEDDKRQAQEWAGLEIDSNADLLIFVGRWSIQKGIDLIADIAPIILENYNAQIVVIGPVIDLYGKFAAEKFEALMQKYPRRLFSRPVFTHLPQYIFSGADFALIPSRDEPFGLVAVEFGRKGTLGIGANVGGLGQMPGWWYAVESSTTSHLLKQFEQACRQALSSTKETRTKLRAISAVQRFPISEWVIRLNKHINTCIKFCLKNNSEILNGVSNQQQNFQSSFLDDESFKQDLGESEGEQQLFDQLRHESLNTKDISKNLHEKELFSIGEASKDGEVSETSESLENVSSSSFDELPRRDEYRNQLIEFDLVQPVSEPTVEENFHHTNTVGDNSKSNEVEDVLENTDSFDIASESDLKLDKRFDSFDGSNNNVFESSEMFLPHNSSQLSIASVRSNLRDFSLTKVPRKFDDEDGKALCIFAERLQELTPKSSISNLCIDHFIMKCTRKYFNEVKSLQLGSSKPEKLHFFNDAAVTSSVNNLPELAQNKDGFIDENELDKQVLQLPEKEEAEYVYEFEQYHGCRKLLQHQILGWPLYTVILALGQILAVTSFQLSLLSGSSEQSVSFLYVVCGIYVASTFFWYTMHCLIPSVHCLALPFVIYGLAFFFVGLVSFENLGGSRIWLARLATCTYAAASGSQALYFSLNFGDEGNYDVLYWIIRACFIQGCQQLWSSALWYWGSYMSSKPNKYGISEQVHSVHWVYAIVWSISLILLCFTVLLYRGLPNFYRQIPPKIPAFYRSVLRRRLILWFFFASILQNYWMSTLQGRSWAFVWSARSANRWVTFLLVIFFYVAIWLGAISGLASLSQKHSWILPILGLGFGAPRWLQTLWGTSNLGLYLPYFGKAAPYMSRMLWLWLGLLDTVQAVGIGIILLQTLTREHINLVLNVGQVIGAVASMVGRATSPCRIGPANVFLDFTSWQPKDGVKILASAPFWICLICQLGIVVGYYLFFRRENLMRP from the coding sequence atgattCCCAAACGTTTCTCATTATCTCATTGTTTATTGTTCGTCTAcctgtttttattttattaccTTCATGTTAGCTGTGCACCGTATGACCCGGAAAAGATACCATGGAATTTAAATACCAATGAGGCTGCTACTAATCCCATTGATTATTCTGGAGTATGGATGGACCATGATTTCTTCCCTAGCCCTAAATCGTGGAGATTTCCCTTATACACAATTGCTTTGGATAAGTGGGTTGACGGTGATCCCACTAACAATGATATCAATGGCACCAGATTCGAATACGATATGCTTGAAACAGAATTTCGAAATGGCGGTGACATTATTGGAGTTAAAAAATCTTTGGATTACCTTCAAGGCATGGGTGTCAAGGGTATCTATCTCGCTGGTACACCATTTGTGAACCTGCCTTGGGGTGCAGATCAGTATTCCCCTCTGGATTTTACCTTGCTGGATCCTCATTTGGGAACAATTGATGATTGGAGGAGTACCATTGAAGAAGTACATAAAAGGAATATGTATATAATAGTAGACCTTACTGTTGCGACGCTTTCCGACCTTGTTGGGTTTCAAAATTATGTTAATACCACGACTCCGTTTTCTTTAATGGAGCATAATGCCTTATGGAAAAGCGAGCACCGTTATCGAGATTGggcttttcaaaatgaGTGGGACTTTGAATGCACCCTTCCCGAATTCTGGGGTGAAGATGGGTATCCCGTGGTTTTAGAATGGAAGGGTTGTTATGATTCCGAATTCGATCAATACGGAGATACAGAGGCCTTTGGTAGCCACCCTGATTGGGAACGACAGTTGTCGAAGTTTGCCTCGGTTCAAGATCGATTGAGAGAATGGAAACCATCCGTTTCTGAAAAACTTAAAAGGCTTTCTTGCTTAGTTATTTCTATGCTTGATGTAGATGGATTTCGTGTTGATAAGGCTACGCAAATGACTGTTGACTTTTTAGCTGATTGGGCTGACAGCATACGGGATTGCGCTAGAAAgcataataaacaaaacttttttattcctgGTGAAGTTACAGGATCATCGAGCTACGGCTCTATATATTACGGGAGAGGTAGAAAACCCGATCAACGACCTTCCAGTATTCAAGATGCCTATGCTCTTACTCCTTCAAATgatactttttttctacGAGAAGAACGAAAAAATGCTTTAGACGCCGCtgcttttcattattcattttatcGTATACTGCTTCGATTTCTGAGAATGGATGGTTTGATGGAAATTCCATTTGATTTGCCCACGGATTTAACAGAAGCCTGGGAAACGATCGCAATCAATGAAGATGCTTTAAACGCTATGACTGGGGAGCATGACCCGAGGCATTTGTACGGAGTTTCAAATTACGACGTTTTCCGCTGGTCTTCAGTTGTGGATGGACCCGGCAGACTGATTCTTGGTACGATgatatccttttttctttttcccgGTGTTCCGTTAATTTATTACGGTGATGAACAAGGCTTGTATGTTCTCGACAACAGAGCCGACAACTATTTATATAGTCGACAGCCTATGTGTTCTTCAATCGCTTGGTACATCCATGGATGCTATACTGGAAATTCCTCTACCTATCCAGCTATTGATCTTACTCCCGCTAGGAAGGGTTGCTTTGATAGTTGGAACACGCTAGACCACTTTGACGTTGCTAAAGTTGAGAGGCAAGTTTTTATCGAGTTCCAAGATATTAGACGGAGATATCCGGCTTTAGTTGATGGTTGGCAATCTAAGAGGTTAGGAAATTGGACTTTCGTTGAATATATGCCTAACAGTGGGGTCAATCCGACAACGGTTGGTGTCTTTAGTGTCGTTAGAGGTTCTTTATCGCCTTTGCAGGACTTGACTTCCGAGTATTCCTATGCTTCTAGTCATACACTATCAACTACCGACGTATGGCTGTTATTTACTAACCACAACCATTCCATCGAGTTAAGTTATGATTGTGACTCGCAAGATGCGATTGTAGCACCATATGGTGCTGGAACAACGGTCAAGAATCTCGTTTATCCGTATGATGAGTATATCCTACAtgaatcaaataaaaaactgGATACATCAAACGAATTGGTTGCTGGCTGTCTTCCGAATGTTGCACTCGATGCTTACGGTTTCAAACTATTCGTCCCGATTGACGAATATATTCCTCGGCGCCCTATGATCACCAAAATCTCCCCGAAGCATGATTCAAGAATTGTCAATACTCATGGAAAGGTAAATGTCATTATAGAATTTTCAGAGGAAATGAGTTGTCAATCAATTACTGAAAGTATTCACGTTACATCTAAAACTCAAAATAATGCCCTAGGAGAATTCGATTATGAGTCTGTTACTTGCGATACAATAATTTCTGAAGACCAATTACGCTTCACGGGTCAACCCAGCAGCAGATTTAGGTGGTCAGCTGTCTTGTATAACCTTCAGGATGGTATACACCAAATTACTGTTTCTAACGTTACTACCAATGATGGATCGGCATTCACTGATTCAGTTGATCACTTCCTGCTGCGAATTGGGTCTCTTAACAATCCTATGATTTTTCCTAATGCCAATTACTCTTTCGATTTATTACAGTTAGAAGGAAAACACTTGAGTTTAAATCATTCTGCACCTGGTGCTGATCTGTTCCGTTACTCGATGGATTTCGGATCAAGCTGGTCGTCTTGGCAGGAATACGATGGTTCATTTACTCGATGTTATCTAAAGAAACAGTCAATTTCTAGTCATCACAAATGGGTGGGTCATCATGTTATGGTACAGTACTGGAGTGAGCTAACTGGTTCCGCAAATCACATGCAAGAATCCGATGCAGCTTTTTCGCATAAAAGATGGTTCCCACAGATGTATCTGGACAGTGAAATAACACAATGGGCTTATGATGCTGATGATCGAAACAAAATGTCTATACAGGAAAATGGAAGCTTTGTTGGACATATAATATCTGACACTTATCCTTCAGCTTTTCAACTCAATGTATGGGGTCTAAATGAAAAAGGGAAACCTGATCCGTCTTACATTTATGGTAGTGTACGGAATGATTCATACCTTTCGCGGGCAAGTCCTTCCGCATTAGAAGACAATGTATTTTTCGTGCAATCTGAGCCTCCTAAAAAAAGTCTATCATGGAAAATAACGTTTGATCCCCAAGCTCGTCGACTTTATACTCATCCTTCAGGATCCGTTTATGTTTCTATGGGAATTtacatttgttttattcttcttcctcttaTTTCAGGGTTAACTTCTGTTTTACTCTTTAAAAGGTTGTTTTATCACGTGAAGTTCAATGACTTTGGAAAAGGGTATACTGATAAATACTTTACTGATGTTTCTGAAACggaaaaaagtaataataTCATATTTAGAATGATGGAGTTCCCCAAAATGATGggtatgaaaaagaaaggtagCTTTCAAGGCAATAGGAAAACAATACTTCTCGCAACTCTTGAGTATGATATTCCGACTTTGAATATAAGAATCAAGATTGGTGGATTGGGCGTTATGGCACAACTAATGGTAAGAAACTTAGAGCACCAAGACTTGCTATGGGTTATTCCATGCGTGGGTGATGTGATATATCCTGATATGGAAGCAGACGATCCAATCACTGTGGTAATTATAGGACAATCCTATTTAATCAACGTTTACCGATATGTGCATAAGAACATAACATACTTGCTATTGGATGCACCTGTCTTTAGAAGGCAGACAACATCCGAACCCTATCCTGCTCGCGTTGACGACTTAAGCTCGGCAATATTTTATTCCGCGTGGAATCAATGTATAGCCAACATAATGGAGAACAAAAGTATTGATTTATATCATATAAACGATTATCACGGCGCGCTGGCTCCAGTTTATTTGCTGCCAAAGGTTGTTCCAGTAGCTCTTTCTTTGCACAACGCTGAGTTTCAAGGGCTTTGGCCTCTGCGAAGTTCAGAAGAAGTTGAGGAGGTTTGTTCGGTTTTCAATATACCCCTGGATGTGTGCTCCAAGTACGTTCAGTTTGGAAATGTTTTCAACTTGTTGCATGCTGGCGCATCTTATATAAGAGTGCAtcaaaaaggatttggtGTTGTGGGTGTATCGAAAAAATATGGAAAACGTTCGTGGGCAAGGTATCCCATTTTCTGGGGGCTCCGAAAAATTGGCAAGCTTCCAAATCCAGATCCGTCAGACAAAGGTGAAGGTGTTTTCGAAGTAACCGATGAGTCTCTACGGAATCTTGAACTTACGAAGGAGGATGATAAGAGACAAGCCCAAGAATGGGCAGGTTTGGAAATAGACTCAAATGCGgatcttttaattttcgtTGGACGATGGTCCATTCAAAAGGGAATAGATTTAATTGCCGATATTGCCCCTATAATCCTCGAAAACTATAACGCTCAAATAGTTGTGATAGGACCTGTTATTGATCTATACGGAAAATTCGCCGCCGAAAAGTTTGAAGCTCTGATGCAAAAATATCCACGACGATTATTCTCGCGACCAGTGTTTACTCACCTTCCGCAATATATCTTTAGTGGTGCCGATTTTGCATTAATTCCATCTAGGGACGAACCTTTTGGCCTTGTTGCTGTCGAATTCGGTAGAAAAGGTACTCTTGGAATAGGAGCCAATGTGGGCGGTCTTGGTCAAATGCCTGGTTGGTGGTACGCTGTGGAATCAAGCACAACATCACATTTGCTAAAACAGTTTGAGCAAGCTTGTCGTCAAGCCTTGTCTTCTACAAAAGAGACACGTACAAAACTGCGTGCTATCTCAGCTGTTCAGAGATTTCCCATATCTGAATGGGTTATTCGTTTAAATAAGCACATTAATACTTGCATAAAGTTctgtttaaaaaataattccGAAATATTAAATGGAGTTTCTAACCAGCAACAGAATTTCCagtcttcttttcttgatgaTGAAAGCTTCAAACAAGATTTAGGAGAGTCAGAAGGTGAACAGCAACTTTTTGACCAACTGAGGCACGAAAGTTTAAATACTAAAGACATATCTAAAAATTTACACGAAAAGGAGCTATTCAGTATAGGGGAGGCTTCAAAGGACGGCGAAGTAAGTGAAACTTCTGAAAGCCTGGAAAATGTATCGTCCTCTagttttgatgaattgcCTCGTCGTGATGAATATCGAAATCAGCTAATAGAATTTGACTTGGTGCAGCCTGTTTCCGAGCCAactgttgaagaaaactttCATCATACAAATACTGTTGGTGATAATTCTAAGAGCAACGAAGTTGAAGATGTTTTAGAGAACACGGATTCATTTGATATCGCTTCAGAAAGCGACTTGAAGCTCGACAAAAGGTTCGATAGTTTTGATGGGTCTAATAACAACGTCTTTGAATCATCGGAGATGTTTCTTCCGCATAATAGCTCTCAGCTTAGCATTGCATCCGTTCGGTCTAATTTGCgagatttttctttgacgAAAGTGCCTAGGAAATTTGATGATGAGGATGGTAAAGCTTTATGCATATTCGCTGAACGGTTGCAAGAGCTGACCCCTAAAAGTTCTATAAGCAACTTGTGCATCGATCATTTTATTATGAAATGTACCCGCAAATATTTCAATGAAGTAAAAAGCTTACAGCTTGGTTCTTCAAAGCCCGAGaagcttcatttttttaatgatgcAGCAGTAACAAGTTCCGTCAATAACTTGCCCGAACTGGCTCAAAATAAAGACGGTTTcattgatgaaaatgaattagaCAAACAAGTGTTGCAATTACCCgaaaaagaggaagctGAGTACGTCTACGAGTTTGAGCAGTACCATGGTTGTCGCAAGTTACTACAGCATCAAATCTTAGGCTGGCCTTTATACACGGTAATTCTTGCTTTGGGACAGATTCTCGCTGTTACTTCGTTCCAGTTAAGTCTTTTGTCCGGAAGTTCAGAACAATCGGTAAGTTTCCTTTACGTTGTTTGCGGTATTTATGTTGCATCTACGTTCTTCTGGTATACTATGCATTGTTTGATTCCTAGTGTACATTGTTTGGCACTCCCATTCGTGATTTATGGACTtgcatttttcttcgttgGATTGGTtagttttgaaaacttaGGTGGCTCAAGAATCTGGCTAGCAAGGCTAGCAACATGCACCTATGCAGCTGCGTCAGGAAGCCAGgctttgtatttttctctAAACTTTGGTGATGAAGGAAACTATGATGTTCTGTATTGGATTATTCGAGCTTGTTTCATACAAGGATGCCAGCAATTATGGTCATCTGCGTTATGGTACTGGGGTTCATATATGAGCTCCAAACCCAATAAATATGGTATTTCTGAACAAGTACATTCCGTTCATTGGGTTTATGCTATTGTATGGTCTATCTCGTTGATCTTGTTGTGTTTTACAGTATTGCTTTACAGAGGGCTACCAAACTTTTACAGGCAAATTCCTCCTAAGATCCCCGCTTTCTATCGGTCTGTTCTTCGAAGGCGGCTgattctttggtttttctttgcttctaTACTGCAAAACTATTGGATGTCAACACTACAAGGGCGCTCATGGGCGTTTGTCTGGTCAGCACGGTCAGCAAACAGATGGGTGACATTCTTGTTGgttatatttttttacgtTGCAATATGGTTAGGTGCTATTAGCGGCTTGGCATCATTATCTCAAAAGCATTCATGGATATTACCCATTTTAGGACTTGGATTCGGTGCTCCAAGGTGGTTACAGACTTTATGGGGAACTTCTAATTTAGGCTTATATCTTCCTTACTTTGGAAAAGCGGCACCATACATGTCTCGTATGCTATGGCTATGGCTCGGATTATTGGATACTGTCCAAGCAGTGGGTATTGGAATTATTTTACTCCAAACATTAACACGAGAGCACATCAATCTTGTTCTTAACGTTGGCCAAGTGATTGGAGCCGTAGCTAGCATGGTTGGCAGAGCCACTTCGCCTTGCCGAATTGGGCCAGCAAACGTATTTCTCGATTTTACATCTTGGCAACCAAAAGACGGGGTAAAAATATTAGCAAGTGCGCCCTTCTGGATTTGCCTCATATGCCAGCTTGGCATTGTCGTTGGATATTACCTCTTCTTCCGCCGAGAAAACTTGATGAGACCTTAG
- the aah2 gene encoding alpha-amylase-like protein Aah2 produces MDVLLVKFFILCFFSISLFQLSQAGHSVDEWKERSIYQVITDRFSLNKDAHERLPCDPARFMYCGGTWNGIRDHLDYIQDMGFDAIWISPIFENEEGNKIDGWSYHGYWTKNLYGLNHHYGTKEDFKNLVEELHRRDMWILLDIAINSMALNGPLENITFDGVVPFNDESYFHPFCWVDYELNDVEIVQNCWLGDDNLVLADLDTENPVIVEILQKWLRNVVEEYDIDGIRFDATKHAPVEFWSKMAEAAGVFTIGEYFTGSPSEACDYQNAGLDSFLNFPLYWPMTWAFNNTGLQCEALATVINQIHSQCRDVNALGTFIGNHDLPRIAHNNTDQARVMNAISFVMMWDGIPIIYYGTEQNFNTFHDPFNREALWLSKFDTGNVYYKLIGALNRFRKSVQKKDPEYVNTQSTILKVQLHYMVIQKHKVISVLGNWGVHSQEGLTILFIPMDAHPGDVYYDVISDKTYKVDQQGKLSVEIFFGFPVILYPQTQGEIHIPEFTPTLLPETTFIPSITITTHYVEPTYDVPFGYDMRDHPGGQRFWNSIVSQKSSSPESTSAPGKVLPILLSFFTLLLPIFVLA; encoded by the exons atggatGTACTTCTGGTAAAATTTTTcatcctttgttttttttcgatCAGTCTTTTTCAACTCTCGCAAGCAGGACACAGCGTTGATGAATGGAAAGAAAGATCAATATATCAAGTCATTACCGATAGGTTCTCTCTAAATAAAGATGCTCACGAAAGACTTCCTTGTGATCCAGCTCGATTTATGTATTGTGGAGGAACTTGGAATGGAATTCGAGATCATCTTGACTATATTCAAGACATGGGCTTTGATGCC ATATGGATATCTCCTATATTCGAAAACGAAGAGGGAAATAAGATTGATGGTTGGTCATATCATGGATACTGGACGAAAAATCTGTATGGCTTAAATCACCATTATGGAACGAAAGAAgacttcaaaaatttagtAGAAGAGTTGCACAGAAGGGATATGTGGATACTATTGGATATAGCTATAAATTCGATGGCTTTAAACGGACCCCTTGAGAATATAACGTTCGATGGAGTGGTACCTTTTAACGATGAGTCATATTTCCATCCATTTTGTTGGGTTGATTATGAACTGAATGATGTTGAAATAGTTCAAAAT TGCTGGCTTGGAGATGACAATCTTGTTTTAGCAGATTTGGATACAGAAAATCCCGTTATTGTAGAAATATTGCAGAAATGGCTTCGCAATGTCGTAGAGGAATATGACATAGATGGAATTCGTTTTGATGCTACAAAGCATGCTCCTGTGGAGTTCTGGTCAAAGATGGCAGAAGCTGCTGGAGTATTTACGATTGGTGAATATTTTACGGGATCGCCAAGTGAAGCCTGCGACTATCAGAATGCTGGTttagattcttttttgaattttcctCTTTATTGGCCGATGACTTGGGCTTTTAACAATACTGGTCTTCAATGTGAAGCACTTGCGACGGTAATTAATCAAATTCATTCTCAATGCCGAGATGTGAATGCATTGGGAACGTTCATCGGAAATCACGACTTGCCTCGAATTGCTCATAATAACACAGATCAAGCCCGTGTCATGAACGCAATTAGCTTTGTCATGATGTGGGATGGAATTCCTATTATATATTATGGAACGGAACAAAATTTCAACACTTTTCATGATCCTTTTAACAGGGAAGCACTTTGGTTGTCTAAATTCGACACGGGTAACGTGTACTATAAATTGATTGGGGCCTTGAACCGTTTTCGAAAGTCAGTCCAGAAGAAAGACCCCGAATACGTGAATACCCAATCTACCATTCTAAAAGTGCAACTTCATTATATGGTTATCCAGAAGCATAAAGTTATCAGTGTTTTAGGGAATTGGGGTGTTCACAGTCAAGAAGGCTTaacaattttattcattcCAATGGACGCTCATCCGGGAGATGTTTATTACGATGTTATCAGCGACAAAACGTACAAGGTGGACCAGCAAGGAAAACTTAGTGTtgaaattttctttggatttcCTGTT ATATTGTATCCGCAAACACAGGGTGAAATCCATATTCCTGAGTTTACCCCTACCCTATTACCGGAGACTACATTTATTCCTAGTATTACGATTACAACTCATTATGTGGAACCCACCTACGACGTCCCTTTTGGTTATGATATGCGCGATCATCCAGGAGGTCAACGATTCTGGAATTCCATTGTTTCACAAAAGAGCTCCTCGCCTGAAAGTACTTCAGCCCCAGGGAAAGTATTGCCCATccttttatcttttttcacCTTGCTCTTGCCTATCTTTGTTCTCGCGTGA